The following coding sequences are from one Cercospora beticola chromosome 4, complete sequence window:
- the CYP3 gene encoding Peptidyl-prolyl cis-trans isomerase H, producing the protein MAAPNGNPITFFDVTLGGEPLGRIKMELFADVVPRTAENFRQFCTGETKDHLGKPLGYKGSKFHRVIKDFMLQGGDFKNGNGTGSATIYGTDKFADENFDRKHDGPGILSMANSGPNTNGSQFFITTVATPHLNGKHVVFGKVVDGMDVVRKIENVRTKSDAPVQAVVISQCGEM; encoded by the exons ATGGCCGCTCCCAATGGAAACCCCATCACCTTCTTCGATGTCACGCTCGGAGGCGAGCCTTTAGGCCGCATCAAGATGGAACTCTTCGCCGACGTTGTCCCCCGCACCGCTGAAAACTTCCGCCAATTCTGCACGGGCGAGACTAAAGATCACCTGGGCAAACCGCTGGGCTACAAAGGCAGCAAGTTCCACCGCGTCATCAAAGATTTCATGTTGCAAGGCGGAGACTTCAAGAATGGAAATGGCACAGGAAGTGCGACTATCTATGGAACCGATAAGTTTGCCGATGAGAATTTTGATAGGAAGCATGACGGACCAGGCATTCTGAGTATGGCG AATTCTGGACCTAACACGAACGGAAGCCAATTTTTCATCACGACTGTCGCAACGCCACATTTGAATGGCAAGCACGTTGTCTTTGGCAAAGTCGTCGACGGCATGGATGTTGTGAGGAAGATTGAGAATGTGCGAACCAAGAGTGATGCTCCCGTGCAGGCTGTCGTTATTTCCCAATGCGGGGAGATGTGA
- the CYS9 gene encoding Thioredoxin reductase (BUSCO:EOG0926386D) codes for MTHSKVVIIGSGPAGHTAAIYAARADLQPVLYEGFLALGIAAGGQLTTTDEVENFPGFKMIKGTTLMDNMRAQSEECGTTIVSQTVGKVDFSSRPFKFWLHPMGDEETLEPETHTADTIIIATGAKARRLDLPGEEKFWGNGVSACAVCDGSLPIFREKPLVVIGGGDSAVEESLYLTKKASKVTVLVRRDELRASKANARRLKEHPKVEIKWNTQGVEIKGEEGPRGLMQSMVIKNNKTGEQEEIPANGLFYAVGHDPATHLFKGQLKMDEDGYLITTPGTTETNVPGVFAAGDVQDKKYRQAVTSAGSGCMAALEAEKFLAEHDLAEGGPEADNGAKAPVSNGEAPEYRQNPLL; via the exons ATGACACACTCCAAAGTTGTCATTATCGGCTCCGGCCCAGCAGGCCACACTGCTGCCATTTATGCCGCCCGCGCCGACCTCCAGCCTGTCCTCTATGAAGGCTTTCTCGCTTTGGGAATCGCGGCTGGTGGCCAGCTCACGACAACGGATGAAGTCGAAAACTTCCCTGGCTTCAAAATGATCAAAGGAACCACACTCATGGACAACATGCGCGCTCAGAGCGAAGAATGCGGTACCACAATTGTCAGCCAAACTGTCGGAAAGGTCGACTTTAGCTCGCGTCCCTTCAAGTTCTGGCTACACCCAATGGGTGACGAAGAGACACTCGAGCCTGAGACGCACACTGCTGACACGATAATCATTGCCACCGGTGCTAAGGCCCGCCGTCTAGACCTTCCTGGTGAGGAGAAGTTCTGGGGCAATGGTGTCTCTGCCTGCGCAGTCTGCGACGGATCCCTCCCTATCTTCCGCGAGAAGCCTCTGGTTGTGATCGGAGGCGGTGACAGTGCTGTCGAGGAATCGCTCTACTTGACCAAGAAAGCGAGCAAAGTGACTGTGCTCGTCCGCAGGGACGAACTCCGTGCGAGCAAAGCCAACGCTCGCCGGCTGAAGGAGCACCCTAAAGTGGAGATCAAATGGAACACGCAGGGTGTAGAAATTAAAGGCGAAGAGGGGCCAAGAGGGTTGATGCAGAGCATGGTGATCAAGAACAATAAGACTGGTGAGCAGGAGGAAATCCCAGCCAATGGGCTGTTTTATGCCGTGGGTCACGATCCCGCAACGCATTTGTTCAAGGGACAATTGAAGATGGACGAGGATGGATATCTCATCACCACACCCGGAACAACAGAGACGAATGTTCCAGGTGTCTTTGCTGCCGGTGATGTGCAGGACAAGAAGTACCGGCAAGCTGTGACTTCGGCTG GCTCTGGATGCATGGCTGCTCTTGAAGCGGAGAAATTCCTCGCTGAGCACGATCTTGCTGAAGGTGGCCCAGAGGCCGATAATGGTGCCAAGGCTCCCGTGTCGAACGGCGAGGCACCAGAATATCGCCAAAATCCTTTGCTGTGA
- a CDS encoding uncharacterized protein (CAZy:GT22): MLGDAILDLLIPSLILLHLVLAPYTKVEESFNIQAAHDILIHGIPFGNTTSSLAANYDHVAFPGSVPRTFVGAAVLAGLAGPFRRFFTSKTSLQLLVRAILGLGNAAGLHFVKGAVDTAFGKTAGRWYILLQASQFHVIFYASRTLPNMFAFILTNLALRNLILAKAVAWKTERSSKRRRLALYLLTLAGVLFRSEVAILLAAETMYLLYQQKISLKKEIVPAGIAGLTLGLLTTVTIDSFFWQQWPLWPEWAGFYYNTILGKSSEWGTSPIHFYFLNALPRLLLNPITYLLLIPLSIANSPVSRDVFIPQTAFIALYSLLPHKEWRFIIYTIPALTAIASSSASHIWTRRAKSTLYSLGSLLLLLTTLLSFLTSLGSLYISTLNYPGGQALWLLHRLEPEYRVPYKIHLGNLATQTGITKFQQTRRTWKYDKSDNQTALLEPEFWLQFEYALAENPARVIGPWQRYATVSKFAGITFDPDEEELLPLTPVFGDWGHTVQEYYVNAVNILRKFVPGQKWPGIKMKESVYILWREPPPLKREDPAVAKIKEEADRVAAAAKAKAVKS, from the exons ATGCTAG GGGACGCAATCCTAGATCTCCTCATTCCCTCACTAATTCTCCTCCATTTGGTCTTGGCTCCGTACACCAAAGTTGAAGAATCGTTCAATATCCAAGCAGCCCACGATATTCTCATTCATGGAATACCATTCGGCAACACAACTTCCTCCTTGGCTGCCAACTACGATCATGTAGCCTTCCCAGGCTCCGTGCCTCGAACATTTGTTGGAGCAGCGGTCCTTGCAGGCCTCGCAGGCCCGTTCAGGAGGTTCTTCACCTCCAAGACATCTCTCCAATTACTCGTTCGAGCAATCCTTGGCCTCGGAAATGCTGCCGGTCTGCATTTTGTCAAAGGCGCTGTCGACACCGCGTTTGGCAAAACTGCAGGGAGGTGGTACATCCTCCTCCAAGCTAGCCAATTTCATGTCATATTCTACGCTTCTCGGACCTTGCCCAACATGTTCGCATTCATCCTGACGAATTTGGCGTTGCGCAATTTGATTCTCGCCAAAGCCGTGGCGTGGAAGACGGAACGAAGTTCGAAGAGGAGGCGACTGGCATTGTACCTGCTTACTCTTGCTGGAGTGCTCTTTCGATCTGAAGTTGCGATTTTGCTGGCTGCTGAGACGATGTATCTGCTCTACCAACAGAAGATCTCCTTGAAGAAGGAGATTGTCCCTGCGGGCATAGCTGGTCTGACTTTGGGCCTCCTCACGACTGTCACGATCGATTCCTTCTTCTGGCAACAATGGCCGCTCTGGCCTGAATGGGCGGGCTTCTATTACAACACCATCCTGGGCAAATCCTCCGAATGGGGCACAAGCCCGATACACTTCTACTTCCTCAACGCCCTGCCACGATTGCTCCTGAACCCAATTACCTACCTTCTCCTCATTCCGCTCTCGATTGCCAACTCGCCTGTCAGCAGAGACGTCTTCATCCCTCAAACCGCCTTCATCGCCCTCTACAGCCTTCTTCCACACAAAGAATGGCGCTTCATAATCTACACCATTCCGGCTCTTACCGCAATCGCCTCCAGCAGCGCAAGTCATATCTGGACCCGTCGCGCCAAATCCACTCTCTACAGCCTCGGCTCCctcctactactcttaaCAACactcctctccttcctcacTAGCCTCGGAAGCCTCTACATCAGCACTCTCAACTACCCCGGCGGCCAAGCCCTCTGgctcctccaccgcctcgAACCCGAATATCGCGTCCCCTACAAAATCCATCTCGGAAACCTCGCAACTCAGACCGGTATCACAAAATTCCAACAAACTCGTCGAACATGGAAATACGATAAATCAGACAACCAAACTGCTCTCCTCGAACCCGAGTTCTGGCTCCAATTCGAATACGCATTAGCTGAGAATCCTGCTCGCGTCATCGGGCCCTGGCAACGCTATGCTACAGTTTCGAAGTTTGCGGGCATTACGTTTGATCCagacgaagaggagcttTTGCCTCTCACGCCTGTGTTTGGAGATTGGGGACATACGGTTCAAGAGTACTACGTCAACGCTGTGAATATTTTGAGGAAATTTGTTCCGGGGCAAAAATGGCCGGGGAtcaagatgaaggagagcgTGTATATTTTGTGGAGAGAGCCGCCGCCGTTGAAGAGAGAAGATCCGGCTGTGGCGAAGATTAAGGAGGAAGCTGACCGGgttgcagcggcggcgaaggcTAAAGCTGTTAAATCTTGA